A genomic segment from Equus przewalskii isolate Varuska chromosome X, EquPr2, whole genome shotgun sequence encodes:
- the HMGB3 gene encoding high mobility group protein B3 isoform X2 has protein sequence MERLPWKKGSKPFIIRIRMAKGDPKKPKGKMSAYAFFVQTCREEHKKKNPEVPVNFAEFSKKCSERWKTMSGKEKSKFDEMAKADKVRYDREMKDYGPAKGGKKKKDPNAPKRPPSGFFLFCSEFRPKIKSTNPGISIGDVAKKLGEMWNNLSDSEKQPYNNKAAKLKEKYEKDVADYKSKGKFDGAKGPAKVARKKVEEEDEEDEEEEEEEEEEEEDE, from the exons ATGGAAAGGCTCCCTTGGAAGAAGGGGAGCAAACCTTTCATCATCCGAA TCAGGATGGCTAAAGGTGATCCCAAGAAACCAAAGGGCAAGATGTCTGCTTATGCCTTCTTTGTGCAGACGTGCAGAGAGGAACATAAGAAGAAAAACCCAGAGGTCCCTGTCAATTTTGCAGAATTTTCCAAGAAGTGCTCTGAGAGGTGGAAG ACTATGTCTGGGAAAGAGAAGTCTAAATTTGATGAGATGGCAAAGGCAGATAAAGTACGCTATGATCGGGAAATGAAGGATTATGGACCAGCTAAGGGAGGCAAGAAGAAGAAGGACCCTAATGCCCCCAAAAGGCCACC GTCTGGATTCTTCCTGTTCTGTTCAGAATTCCGCCCCAAGATCAAATCGACAAACCCTGGCATCTCTATTGGAGACGTGGCAAAGAAGCTGGGTGAGATGTGGAATAACTTAAGTGACAGTGAAAAGCAGCCTTACAACAATAAGGCGGCGAAGCTGAAGGAGAAGTACGAGAAG GATGTGGCCGACTATAAGTCTAAAGGAAAATTTGATGGTGCAAAGGGTCCTGCTAAAGTTGCCCGGAAAaaggtggaagaggaagatgaagaagacgaggaggaagaggaggaggaggaggaggaggaagaggatgaatAA
- the HMGB3 gene encoding high mobility group protein B3 isoform X1, with translation MIPVAAPNRRPSLFNMHEARGQWPGEEAVLNGGARWPIRRLSWRQLARGWGALSRASCPALPRLANNTVRMAKGDPKKPKGKMSAYAFFVQTCREEHKKKNPEVPVNFAEFSKKCSERWKTMSGKEKSKFDEMAKADKVRYDREMKDYGPAKGGKKKKDPNAPKRPPSGFFLFCSEFRPKIKSTNPGISIGDVAKKLGEMWNNLSDSEKQPYNNKAAKLKEKYEKDVADYKSKGKFDGAKGPAKVARKKVEEEDEEDEEEEEEEEEEEEDE, from the exons ATGATCCCAGTGGCCGCGCCCAATAGGCGCCCGAGCCTGTTTAATATGCATGAGGCCCGCGGCCAATGGCCGGGCGAGGAGGCTGTTTTAAACGGCGGAGCCCGCTGGCCAATCAGGCGGCTCTCGTGGAGGCAGCTAGCGCGAGGCTGGGGAGCGCTGAGCCGCGCGTCGTGCCCTGCGCTGCCCAGACTAGCGAACAATACAG TCAGGATGGCTAAAGGTGATCCCAAGAAACCAAAGGGCAAGATGTCTGCTTATGCCTTCTTTGTGCAGACGTGCAGAGAGGAACATAAGAAGAAAAACCCAGAGGTCCCTGTCAATTTTGCAGAATTTTCCAAGAAGTGCTCTGAGAGGTGGAAG ACTATGTCTGGGAAAGAGAAGTCTAAATTTGATGAGATGGCAAAGGCAGATAAAGTACGCTATGATCGGGAAATGAAGGATTATGGACCAGCTAAGGGAGGCAAGAAGAAGAAGGACCCTAATGCCCCCAAAAGGCCACC GTCTGGATTCTTCCTGTTCTGTTCAGAATTCCGCCCCAAGATCAAATCGACAAACCCTGGCATCTCTATTGGAGACGTGGCAAAGAAGCTGGGTGAGATGTGGAATAACTTAAGTGACAGTGAAAAGCAGCCTTACAACAATAAGGCGGCGAAGCTGAAGGAGAAGTACGAGAAG GATGTGGCCGACTATAAGTCTAAAGGAAAATTTGATGGTGCAAAGGGTCCTGCTAAAGTTGCCCGGAAAaaggtggaagaggaagatgaagaagacgaggaggaagaggaggaggaggaggaggaggaagaggatgaatAA
- the HMGB3 gene encoding high mobility group protein B3 isoform X5, which produces MQPLVRMAKGDPKKPKGKMSAYAFFVQTCREEHKKKNPEVPVNFAEFSKKCSERWKTMSGKEKSKFDEMAKADKVRYDREMKDYGPAKGGKKKKDPNAPKRPPSGFFLFCSEFRPKIKSTNPGISIGDVAKKLGEMWNNLSDSEKQPYNNKAAKLKEKYEKDVADYKSKGKFDGAKGPAKVARKKVEEEDEEDEEEEEEEEEEEEDE; this is translated from the exons ATGCAGCCCCTAG TCAGGATGGCTAAAGGTGATCCCAAGAAACCAAAGGGCAAGATGTCTGCTTATGCCTTCTTTGTGCAGACGTGCAGAGAGGAACATAAGAAGAAAAACCCAGAGGTCCCTGTCAATTTTGCAGAATTTTCCAAGAAGTGCTCTGAGAGGTGGAAG ACTATGTCTGGGAAAGAGAAGTCTAAATTTGATGAGATGGCAAAGGCAGATAAAGTACGCTATGATCGGGAAATGAAGGATTATGGACCAGCTAAGGGAGGCAAGAAGAAGAAGGACCCTAATGCCCCCAAAAGGCCACC GTCTGGATTCTTCCTGTTCTGTTCAGAATTCCGCCCCAAGATCAAATCGACAAACCCTGGCATCTCTATTGGAGACGTGGCAAAGAAGCTGGGTGAGATGTGGAATAACTTAAGTGACAGTGAAAAGCAGCCTTACAACAATAAGGCGGCGAAGCTGAAGGAGAAGTACGAGAAG GATGTGGCCGACTATAAGTCTAAAGGAAAATTTGATGGTGCAAAGGGTCCTGCTAAAGTTGCCCGGAAAaaggtggaagaggaagatgaagaagacgaggaggaagaggaggaggaggaggaggaggaagaggatgaatAA
- the HMGB3 gene encoding high mobility group protein B3 isoform X4: MAKGDPKKPKGKMSAYAFFVQTCREEHKKKNPEVPVNFAEFSKKCSERWKTMSGKEKSKFDEMAKADKVRYDREMKDYGPAKGGKKKKDPNAPKRPPSGFFLFCSEFRPKIKSTNPGISIGDVAKKLGEMWNNLSDSEKQPYNNKAAKLKEKYEKDVADYKSKGKFDGAKGPAKVARKKVEEEDEEDEEEEEEEEEEEEDE; this comes from the exons ATGGCTAAAGGTGATCCCAAGAAACCAAAGGGCAAGATGTCTGCTTATGCCTTCTTTGTGCAGACGTGCAGAGAGGAACATAAGAAGAAAAACCCAGAGGTCCCTGTCAATTTTGCAGAATTTTCCAAGAAGTGCTCTGAGAGGTGGAAG ACTATGTCTGGGAAAGAGAAGTCTAAATTTGATGAGATGGCAAAGGCAGATAAAGTACGCTATGATCGGGAAATGAAGGATTATGGACCAGCTAAGGGAGGCAAGAAGAAGAAGGACCCTAATGCCCCCAAAAGGCCACC GTCTGGATTCTTCCTGTTCTGTTCAGAATTCCGCCCCAAGATCAAATCGACAAACCCTGGCATCTCTATTGGAGACGTGGCAAAGAAGCTGGGTGAGATGTGGAATAACTTAAGTGACAGTGAAAAGCAGCCTTACAACAATAAGGCGGCGAAGCTGAAGGAGAAGTACGAGAAG GATGTGGCCGACTATAAGTCTAAAGGAAAATTTGATGGTGCAAAGGGTCCTGCTAAAGTTGCCCGGAAAaaggtggaagaggaagatgaagaagacgaggaggaagaggaggaggaggaggaggaggaagaggatgaatAA
- the HMGB3 gene encoding high mobility group protein B3 isoform X3, with the protein MEVRMAKGDPKKPKGKMSAYAFFVQTCREEHKKKNPEVPVNFAEFSKKCSERWKTMSGKEKSKFDEMAKADKVRYDREMKDYGPAKGGKKKKDPNAPKRPPSGFFLFCSEFRPKIKSTNPGISIGDVAKKLGEMWNNLSDSEKQPYNNKAAKLKEKYEKDVADYKSKGKFDGAKGPAKVARKKVEEEDEEDEEEEEEEEEEEEDE; encoded by the exons ATGGAAG TCAGGATGGCTAAAGGTGATCCCAAGAAACCAAAGGGCAAGATGTCTGCTTATGCCTTCTTTGTGCAGACGTGCAGAGAGGAACATAAGAAGAAAAACCCAGAGGTCCCTGTCAATTTTGCAGAATTTTCCAAGAAGTGCTCTGAGAGGTGGAAG ACTATGTCTGGGAAAGAGAAGTCTAAATTTGATGAGATGGCAAAGGCAGATAAAGTACGCTATGATCGGGAAATGAAGGATTATGGACCAGCTAAGGGAGGCAAGAAGAAGAAGGACCCTAATGCCCCCAAAAGGCCACC GTCTGGATTCTTCCTGTTCTGTTCAGAATTCCGCCCCAAGATCAAATCGACAAACCCTGGCATCTCTATTGGAGACGTGGCAAAGAAGCTGGGTGAGATGTGGAATAACTTAAGTGACAGTGAAAAGCAGCCTTACAACAATAAGGCGGCGAAGCTGAAGGAGAAGTACGAGAAG GATGTGGCCGACTATAAGTCTAAAGGAAAATTTGATGGTGCAAAGGGTCCTGCTAAAGTTGCCCGGAAAaaggtggaagaggaagatgaagaagacgaggaggaagaggaggaggaggaggaggaggaagaggatgaatAA